A window from Bradysia coprophila strain Holo2 chromosome X unlocalized genomic scaffold, BU_Bcop_v1 contig_20, whole genome shotgun sequence encodes these proteins:
- the LOC119068992 gene encoding uncharacterized protein LOC119068992 yields MTVRIVIIAIKLMAISSCSADLNILSIITKAYESNIKSLRNFFHFSQDHSNAFIYENDISDNEVDSSYWQNYGRKDNLYSGVYQYDDYYANIIPDSDEDVFTPLTTYEDEQEKRSNNLGFFNTILKLFGYRPYKLSTQHTQMQMSNRTKGLDVRLKSSYFTQRLLKTMKSQFKLIYPGTLWCGGGTRARDSNDYGFFRRTDKCCWKHDSCPKYIAGGEKWKNLENVGIFTRSHCECDRDFYTCLKGINSFISNKIGVTYFNLLRPQCFRKEYPIVSCLERRSDSRCFNYVIDNNKPKQWQWFDNKIY; encoded by the exons ATGACTGTGCGCATCGTAATAAttgcaattaaattaatgGCAATAAGTTCGTGTAGTGCTGATCTCAATATTTTATCCATCATCACGAAGGCCTATGAATCGAACATTAAGTCGTTGAGGAATTTCTTCCACTTCAGTCAAGACCATTCCAatgcatttatttatgaaaacgATATAAGTGACAATGAGGTTGATAGTAGTTATTGGCAAAATTATGGGAGAAAGGATAACCTATATAGTGGG GTCTACCAATATGACGATTATTACGCAAATATTATACCGGATTCCGATGAAGATGTGTTTACACCTTTGACAACATATGAAGACGAGCAAGAAAAACGCAGCAATAATCTAG GTTTTTTCAACACAATTCTGAAGCTATTCGGATACCGCCCATATAAATTATCAACACAACATACACAAATGCAGATGTCGAACAGAACTAAAGGCCTCGACGTTCGCTTGAAGTCGAGCTACTTTACCCAGAGGCTCCTAAAGACGATGAAGAgccaatttaaattaatttatccaGGAACGTTGTGGTGTGGAGGTGGAACACGGGCAAGAGATAGTAATGACTACGGATTTTTTAGAAGAACCGACAAATGCTGCTGGAAACATGATTCGTGTCCGAAATATATTGCAGGTGGGGAgaagtggaaaaatttagaaaatgttgGCATCTTTACGAG GTCTCATTGCGAATGCGATCGGGATTTTTATACGTGCCTAAAAGGGatcaattcattcatttcaaacaaGATTGGAGTAACTTACTTCAATTTATTGCGCCCGCAATGCTTTCGAAAGGAATATCCAATTGTTAGCTGCTTAGAACGaag gAGCGACAGTCGATGTTTCAATTATGTCATCGACAATAATAAGCCAAAGCAGTGGCAGTGGTtcgacaataaaatttattga
- the LOC119068995 gene encoding kielin/chordin-like protein, which yields MKVLIVLASVFLVAYCKEEDCEKCPPIPKLYDELGCVGKKDDKGCCFERFECPDLTKLDSKKCHLKGKSYSIKEKAPEEDLPICMNHCRCTDVKGKAEFVCPKSECAGYKWTPEFAGCQHMFTENSCCSKMICEKVERTTCEYNGKIYHEGTKFYPDDVPCHSCVCHKNFNASLPMASNKFCRKIDCGLELRYFNKMKEGCVPIYFQTSACCPIDFKCPTDSDEFIRLPGRSKAEVIPEKMCKYGNNTLLIGERLKTKKTCVSCTCKQPPVMECIQSNYC from the exons ATGAAAGTGTTGATTGTGTTAGCCAGTGTGTTTTTGGTTGCATACTGCAAAGAAGAGGACTGTGAGAAATGTCCACCTATACCGAAATTATACGACGAATTGGGATGTGTGGGTAAAAAGGACGACAAAGGATGTTGTTTCGAACG TTTCGAATGTCCTGATTTGACGAAATTGGACTCAAAAAAGTGCCATCTGAAGGGAAAATCATATTCAATCAAAGAAAAGGCACCCGAAGAAGATCTACCAATTTGTATGAACCATTGCCGCTGTACAGACGTTAAAGGAAAGGCCGAATTTGTGTGTCCAAAATCGGAGTGTGCTGGCTATAAATGGACTCCTGAATTTGCAGGTTGCCAACATATGTTCACCGAAAATAGTTGTTGCTCAAAGATGATTTGTG aaaaagttgaaagaaCGACATGCGAGTACAACGGTAAAATCTATCACGAAGGCACCAAATTCTATCCGGATGATGTACCATGCCATTCGTGCGTTTgccataaaaatttcaatgcaTCACTACCGATGgcatcgaacaaattttgccGTAAAATTGACTGCGGACTGGAGTTACgctatttcaacaaaatgaaagaagGCTGCGTTCCGATTTACTTCCAAACAAGCGCTTGCTGCCCCATCGACTTCAAATGTC cTACCGACTCAGACGAATTCATTCGATTACCTGGCCGATCCAAGGCTGAAGTTATCCCAgagaaaatgtgcaaatacGGAAATAACACGCTACTGATCGGAGAAAgactgaaaacaaaaaaaacgtgtGTCAGTTGCACTTGCAAGCAACCACCCGTGATGGAATGCATTCAAAGCAACTACtgctga